The following are encoded in a window of Colletotrichum lupini chromosome 3, complete sequence genomic DNA:
- a CDS encoding glutamyl-tRNA(Gln) amidotransferase gives MRGKPERLRRDVKSVHFEIQISTYNPRTKTEEIQITSLSKAEWLIPCNTNLANWMSYWCPSPDEVRSASLSYKVEAAPTKVSLKTFPIPKRRAIHDVVNDPEFGASNSSPSTHAPLLDYFPPTREAQIRCHQSATSSPSPAVVRIKTVIELGTKAFVIRGQPNYKTQPTDSPNISTLSCFVISGTSNLRDDLAEPMSQIGESVLQLLASGIFGPCRLFSDDTEFFVLSTIPSQEDPQTYQTLNAAAFGASSLCVAVPSRINSSKADHTPFAGLRVAVKDLFDLKEVHTGCGNRGYRRLHGPSSASSDDVQRVIDLGGVIVGKTKTVEFGGSQEVIGDWCDYFDPMNVRGDGYLAGIGSSTGSASSLAAYPWLDTTLGTDVLCWKPSKLMNKLVGAFETLRSLTACSLSALHMTGGQLQTPDVVLPGGIFHAPGFLGRDIRKMHEFGRHWPQNSSKAEVSTTNAIDVAWTDDAADSEAETCVVPTGVLIRPFRYKVDMSMEETWKATKPPSAEKGFFGTFNEANFYDLDVPRVLDLPCKFQVGIPGKIQGGSLHVQSHTVPMFLEHLLNDEKTIMIVPRYKLDYRDEYLPVPENRGFEGFDSNLHASLTGVTNQILPVSQCESQSQVSGRKEYFPVSLSVMGLKGINVGLLSLVHDFLAEKGLPSSRKIDLVGAGIILTQSLNRICKHTMQIQFYSDKASGPPGGFLSRQNTESETRGHCSYSKAKLQKQAFRPILKMDHPKHNLSLTLSQKPHLNRKSFMTMAGWPNGKASDYDSICYQEILGSTPRLVNFILERGWAEARFVGCSLGEKLAFTASSPANRWKLPLAWTRWYHRGSDDPTREQLDAVQGQSYAFEDLDGIST, from the exons ATGCGTGGGAAGCCTGAGAGGCTGCGTAGGGATGTCAAGTCGGTTCATTTTGAGATACAGATTTCTACTTACAACCCCAGGACAAAGACGGAGGAGATTCAGATCAC AAGTTTGTCAAAAGCTGAGTGGTTGATCCCTTGCAACACCAACCTCGCCAATTGGATGTCTTATTGGTGCCCCAGTCCAGACGAAGTGCG ATCTGCCAGCCTGAGCTATAAGGTGGAAGCTGCCCCGACTAAAGTTTCTCTCAAGACATTTCCCATTCCCAAGCGCAGGGCTATTCACGATGTTG TCAACGACCCCGAATTTGGTGCTAGTAACAGCAGCCCGTCAACTCACGCCCCCCTCCTTGATTATTTCCCGCCCACCCGCGAAGCACAAATCCGCTGTCACCAAAGTGCGACTTCTTCTCCGAGTCCAGCTGTGGTGCGGATAAAGACAGTCATCGAGCTTGGTACGAAGGCATTCGTCATCCGGGGCCAGCCTAAT TACAAGACGCAGCCCACCGACTCACCTAATATCAGCACCTTGTCATGTTTCGTTATCAGTGGTACATCCAATTTGAGAGATGATCTTGCAGAGCCCATGTCTC AGATTGGAGAATCTGTCTTGCAGCTCCTCGCATC TGGAATCTTCGGCCCTTGTCGCCTCTTCTCCGACGATACCGAATTTTTTGTTTTGAGCACGATACCAAGTCAAGAAGATCCTCAAAC GTATCAAACGTTGAACGCCGCTGCATTTGGGGCATCGTCGCTCTGTGTTGCAGTTCCTTCGAGGATCAACTCTTCTAAAGCTGATCATACGCCGTTTGCTGGACTGAGAGTTGCAGTCAAAGACTTGTTTGACCTCAAAGAAGTTCATACGGGATGTGGAAATCGGGGTTACCGTAGGCTGCATGGACCTTCAAGTGCTTCTTCCGATGATGTACAGCGTGTCATCGACCTTGGAGGGGTCATTGTTGGCAAGACCAAGACTGTTGAGTTTGGAGGGAGCCAAGAGGTTATTGGCGACTGGTGCGACTACTTTGATCCCATGAATGTCCGTGGTGATGGATATCTCGCTGGGATTGGGAGCAGCACCGGATCAGCTTCAAGCCTAGCAGCATACCCGTGGCTTGATACCACTTTGGGTACAGATG TACTCTGCTGGAAGCCAAGTAAGTTGATGAACAAGCTGGTGGGAGCATTCGAGACCCTGCGATCGCTCACGGCGTGTTCGCTTTCCGCCCTTCACATGACGGGAGGCCAACTCCAGACTCCAGACGTGGTTCTTCCTGGCGG GATATTTCACGCTCCCGGTTTCCTAGGAAGAGATATCCGCAAAATGCATGAGTTCGGTCGTCATTGGCCCCAAAACTCCTCCAAAGCTGAGGTGAGCACTACGAACGCCATTGATGTCGCCTGGACTGACGACGCTGCAGACTCTGAGGCCGAAACGTGTGTTGTTCCCACGGGAGTACTGATCCGACCATTCCGGT ACAAAGTCGACATGTCCATGGAAGAGACTTGGAAAGCTACGAAGCCCCCTAGCGCTGAAAAGGGCTTCTTCGGCACATTCAATGAGGCGA ACTTTTATGACCTTGATGTACCGCGAGTTCTGGACCTACCTTGCAAATTTCAGGTCGGAATACCAGGAAAAATTCAAGGCGGATCCTTACATGTGCAAAGTCACACAGTACCTATG TTTCTTGAACATTTGCTCAACGACGAGAAGACCATTATGATTGTCCCTCGATACAAATTGGACTACCGGGATGAATACTTGCC cGTGCCCGAGAATCGAGGCTTTGAGGGCTTCGACTCCAATCTTCACGCTTCGTTAACAGGTGTGACAAACCAGATTTTGCCCG TCAGTCAATGTGAATCTCAGTCTCAAGTTTCCGGGCGAAAAGAATACTTTCCCGTTTCTCTCTCCGTCATGGGACTCAAAG GGATTAATGTTGGGCTGTTGAGCCTCGTTCATGACTTTCTAGCCGAGAAAGGACTCCCCAGTTCT CGGAAGATTGATCTTG TTGGGGCAGGAATCATTCTGACCCAAAGTCTGAACCGGATTTGCAAGCATACCATGCAGATACAGTTCTATTCAGACAAAGCATCTGGCCCACCGGGTGGGTTTTTGAGTCGGCAGAACACGGAAAGCGAGACGCGAGGGCACTGCAGCTACT CGAAGGCGAAGTTGCAAAAGCAAGCTTTCCGTCCGATACTCAAAATGGACCATCCTA AGCACAACTTGAGCCTTACTCTGAGCCAGAAACCACACCTCAACCGCAAGTCGTTTATGACAATGGCCGGTTGGCCCAATGGCAAGGCGTCTGACTACGATTCAATATGTTATCAGGAGATTCTGGGTTCGACCCCCAGGCTGGTCAATTTCATTTTGGAGCGTG GGTGGGCCGAAGCACGGTTCGTTGGTTGTTCTCTGGGCGAAAAGCTTGCGTTCACCGCATCGTCACCGGCTAACCGGTGGAAGTTGCCGCTTGCGTGGACTAGGTGGTATCACCGTGGTAGCGATGATCCGACGCGTGAGCAGCTTGACGCGGTTCAGGGCCAGTCATACGCGTTCGAGGACCTAGATGGTATTAGTACCTAG
- a CDS encoding N-alkane-inducible cytochrome P450, translating into MPKKVGAGTSNVSKSIVWDKTTDDTYHHIILKSPLIIMLTPVLTLVASVATVFYSLYIIVSTYLLRHRMKREYGTLPPKKLPQKDPVFGTDVVLQNLDAAKKFGFLALLKKRHAEQGQTFTTNTYLRTTINTCDPKLIQTVLSNQFEDFGMGPLRRKSASPLLGRGIFTTDNETWAHQRALIRPSFIRAQVTDFSIFETHVNQLIQLIARENYTIDLQQLFFRMVLDSNSEYLFGESVGLMSDYASDSAHTFHHALDYAQQGTILRLRLGNLMFAHRDAKFRDSCGIVHAYADKFVKQALEFREHEKLYPMEKKDEYARTKYVFLNELAKDTDNPIMLRDQIVNMLLAARDTTAGLLAFAFFLLARNPRVWDKLRADVLENYTEPLTYDAVMQMTYLRYVLQETLRLFPPIATNSRMANKDCVIPVGGGPDGRSPMFVAKNNVVTYSTFVMHRRPELFGPDAEEFIPERWETLRPGWEYLPFNGGPRVCPGQKFALTESSYTIARLLHAFSGIENLDPTDWREQLTLSLTLNNGVKLLTLSFHAVYLARHAMQVSVPEDYLKDESFEYCILGMWDKVVMAPGLDHRGIECCHKQAAATQ; encoded by the exons ATGCCCAAAAAAGTGGGGGCGGGCACGAGTAATGTGTCTAAGTCCATTGTTTGGGACAAGACGACGGATGA CACATACCATCATATCATCCTGAAGTCACCTCTCATAATTATGTTGACCCCCGTTTTGACGCTGGTTGCGTCTGTTGCAACTGTTTTCTACTCCCTTTACATTATTGTTTCTACATACCTTCTCCGTCACCGCATGAAGAGAGAATATGGCACACTTCCGCCCAAAAAGCTACCTCAAAAAGATCCCGTCTTCGGAACTGATGTGGTACTTCAAAACCTGGACGCTGCAAAGAAATTCGGCTTCCTTGCTCTCCTAAAGAAACGCCATGCCGAGCAGGGCCAGACTTTCACCACGAACACATACCTTCGGACTACCATCAACACTTGCGACCCAAAGTTAATCCAGACTGTGCTATCTAATCAGTTTGAAGACTTTGGAATGGGCCCTTTGAGAAGAAAGAGTGCATCACCTCTCCTTGGCCGAGGCATTTTCACAACCGACAACGAGACCTGGGCCCATCAGAGGGCACTCATCAGACCAAGCTTCATCCGAGCTCAGGTGACAGATTTTAGCATCTTTGAAACACACGTCAATCAGCTTATACAGCTAATCGCCCGGGAGAATTACACCATAGACCTGCAACAGTTATTTTTCCGCATG GTTCTTGACTCAAACAGCGAATACCTTTTTGGAGAATCGGTTGGTTTGATGTCAGACTACGCTTCCGACTCTGCCCATACTTTCCACCATGCTCTCGATTACGCCCAGCAAGGAACAATTCTTCGACTTCGCCTCGGTAATTTGATGTTCGCGCACAGAGACGCCAAGTTCAGGGATTCATGTGGCATTGTGCACGCATATGCCGACAAGTTTGTCAAGCAAGCCCTTGAGTTCCGCGAGCACGAGAAGCTTTACCCTATGGAGAAGAAAGACGAGTACGCTCGCACGAAGTACGTTTTTCTTAATGAACTGGCCAAAGACACCGACAACCCCATCATGCTGCGTGACCAGATTGTCAACATGTTGCTCGCGGCCAGAGACACAACAGCAGGACTGCTAGCATTCGCCTTCTTCTTGCTGGCACGTAATCCCAGAGTCTGGGATAAACTCAGGGCGGACGTGCTCGAAAACTACACAGAGCCTTTGACCTACGATGCTGTTATGCAGATGACATATCTACGCTACGTACTTCAAGAAA CTCTTCGACTCTTCCCTCCTATTGCCACTAATAGCCGCATGGCCAACAAAGACTGCGTGATTCCGGTTGGCGGTGGTCCCGACGGACGCTCGCCAATGTTCGTTGCCAAGAATAATGTGGTCACATACAGCACTTTCGTTATGCACCGTCGTCCAGAACTCTTCGGGCCCGATGCTGAGGAATTCATCCCAGAACGTTGGGAGACTCTCCGACCAGGCTGGGAATATCTGCCCTTCAACGGTGGTCCTCGCGTTTGCCCTGGTCAGAAGTTCGCCCTCACCGAGTCGTCATATACCATTGCCAGGTTGTTACATGCCTTCTCTGGGATTGAAAATCTGGACCCGACCGACTGGCGCGAGCAACTCACCTTATCCCTGACGTTGAACAATGGGGTAAAG CTTTTGACCCTTTCATTTCA TGCAGTCTACTTAGCACGCCATGCGATGCAGGTCTCAGTTCCTGAAGATTACCTGAAAGATGAGTCTTTCGAGTACTGTATCTTAGGGATGTGGGACAAGGTTGTAATGGCCCCTGGGCTTGACCACCGTGGCATCGAATGTTGCCACAAGCAGGCAGCTGCGACTCAATGA
- a CDS encoding asparagine synthase produces the protein MSVVHSSLISSFSYTTYLVADLSVPLFSFHYSAYSWFFRQIASCAALRQLSSYDEAAHSLDQMGMAITAPQVARLCTIRPDAEGIWMSDDGTIGLGHRRLAINDLTPDGVQPLHSNDGKIHAVVNGEIYDHDAIRERCIRDHEYQFKGHCDSEVLIALYKIYGAPGFFEHLRGEFSFVIFDERDGRVITARDRFGIKPMYWTIVGDGSQQQLVLTSEVKGFLPLGWEPEWNVSGLISGLSLQAEHTIYKDVWKLKPGSWMEIAESGEIKHHQYWDPEYKNKHEVETRQLDKIILEVRERIVEAVRLRLRADVPVGIYLSGGIDSSVVAGIVTKLVREEGVMLGNQDATKRISCFSIQFPEDSGFNEADIAQRTADWLGVQILKKDMNEEELAKNFVECVYHTEHHHFDLNFVGKFCLSTLPRQFGVPVVLTGEGADEHFAGYPFLMPDFLLEPDYAWPDSALARNDQAREAMQKEMADDLKNMFTRVGMFNHEWETTAPVSRHLGIGNNALKWQPHSGMFAPWVQDSYGRKDMRISVAETMSAEVRKNMDEKWHTLHSSLYYYTRGALPNMILTCLGDRTEMAHSIEARPPFLDHHLVEYVNGLPPSLKIAYNQPEGDTDGTGSSLWWKNLSAARQALSEKWILKEAGKPFITQELYDRRKHPYSAPVKWPREGPIHQLFRKLITEDSVNNLGFLEWEDVKSWLEHGFGNDSDPNAFRKLVITGSWVVLSQRFGVKKATRGTEPSCT, from the exons ATGTC TGTTGTACATAGTTCACTAAT AAGCAGCTTTAGTTACACTACTTACCTAGTTGCTGATCTCTCTGTGCCACTCTTCTCATTCCACTACTCCGCTTACTCCTGGTTCTTCCGCCAAATAGCATCATGTGCGGCATTACGGCAACTATCAAGTTACGACGAAGCGGCACACTCCCTGGATCAAATGGGAATGGCCATAACAGCTCCCCAAGTCGCCAGGCTTTGCACAATCA GGCCGGATGCCGAGGGCATCTGGATGAGTGACGATGGAACCATTG GCCTCGGCCACCGTCGTCTTGCCATCAATGACCTAACGCCTGACGGTGTTCAACCTCTGCACAGCAATGACGGGAAAATCCATGCCGTCGTCAATGGAGAGATATATGATCATGACGCCATTCGAGAACGGTGCATCCGGGATCATGAATATCAATTCAAGGGCCATTGCGATAGTGAAGTGTTGATTGCGTTGTATAAGATTTACGGAGCTCCTGGGTTCTTTGAACATTTAAGAGGGGAATTCTCATTTGTCATTTTTGATGAGAGAGATGGGCGGGTGATTACTGCCCGCGATCGCTTTGGCATCAAGCCAATGTACTGGACTATTGTCGGTGACGGCTCACAGCAACAGCTTGTCTTGACATCTGAGGTCAAAGGCTTTTTGCCCCTTGGCTGGGAGCCCGAGTGGAACGTCTCCGGTCTCATCAGCGGACTTTCTCTCCAAGCTGAACATACGATTTACAAAGATGTTTGGAAATTGAAGCCAGGTTCGTGGATGGAGATCGCTGAAAGTGGTGAGATCAAGCACCATCAATATTGGGATCCTGAATACAAGAATAAG CATGAGGTCGAAACGCGTCAATTAGATAAAATCATTCTGGAAGTCAGAGAGAGGATCGTAGAAGCTGTAAGACTTCGGCTGCGTGCCGATGTACCAGTAGGTATCTACCTATCAGGTGGCATTGATTCCTCTGTCGTTGCTGGAATCGTAACAAAACTTGTTCGTGAGGAGGGTGTAATGCTTGGCAACCAAGACGCCACGAAACGAATTTCCTGTTTTAGCATCCAGTTCCCTGAGGACTCTGGTTTCAACGAGGCTG ACATCGCACAGCGGACAGCAGACTGGCTTGGTGTTCAAATCCTCAAAAAAGACATGAACGAGGAAGAGCTTGCAAAGAACTTCGTGGAATGTGTCTACCACACTGAGCACCATCATTTCGATCTCAACTTCGTGGGCAAATTCTGTCTTTCCACACTACCCCGGCAATTTGGCGTGCCGGTTGTTCTCACGGGTGAAGGCGCTGATGAACACTTCGCCGGGTACCCATTCCTGATGCCGGATTTTCTCCTGGAGCCGGATTACGCGTGGCCAGACTCAGCTTTGGCAAGAAATGACCAGGCGAGAGAGGCCATGCAAAAGGAAATGGCAGACGACCTCAAGAATATGTTCACCAGAGTCGGCATGTTCAATCACGAATGGGAAACGACGGCTCCAGTATCCCGACATCTTGGCATTGGAAACAACGCTCTGAAGTGGCAGCCCCACTCGGGCATGTTCGCCCCTTGGGTCCAGGACTCCTACGGGCGGAAGGATATGAGGATCAGTGTAGCTGAGACCATGTCCGCTGAAGTGCGCAAAAACATGGACGAAAAGTGGCATACGCTGCACTCCTCACTTTATTACTACACTCGCGGTGCCCTTCCCAATATGATCCTCACCTGCTTGGGTGATCGTACCGAAATGGCACACAGCATCGAAGCCCGGCCGCCATTCCTCGACCATCACTTGGTTGAATACGTCAACGGCCTTCCTCCCAGCCTGAAGATTGCGTACAATCAGCCAGAGGGCGACACAGACGGGACAGGATCAAGTTTATGGTGGAAGAATCTCAGTGCTGCTCGCCAGGCCTTAAGCGAAAAGTGGATTCTGAAGGAAGCTGGTAAGCCTTTCATCACTCAGGAGCTATATGATCGTCGGAAACACCCATATTCAGCACCTGTCAAGTGGCCTCGGGAAGGACCTATACACCAGCTCTTTAGAAAGCTAATCACGGAGGACTCGGTGAACAATCTGGGATTCCTGGAATGGGAGGATGTCAAAAGTTGGCTTGAGCATGGGTTTGGGAATGATTCTGACCCCAACGCCTTCAGAAAGTTGGTCATTACTGGATCATGGGTTGTCCTGAGCCAGAGGTTTGGCGtcaaaaaagctactcgagGTACCGAGCCAAGCTGCACGTAA